A section of the Candidatus Methylomirabilota bacterium genome encodes:
- a CDS encoding HlyU family transcriptional regulator: MVSFLRRLFSPGSRVPETPRPEASVEYKGYTITAAPERESGGWRLAGTISTGAGGDRKVHQLVRADTSPDRDAIVTMTIAKAKRIIDEQGDRLFGDG; this comes from the coding sequence ATGGTCAGTTTCCTGCGCCGTCTGTTCTCGCCCGGGAGCCGGGTCCCCGAGACGCCGCGCCCCGAGGCGAGCGTCGAGTACAAGGGCTACACGATCACGGCCGCGCCCGAGCGGGAGTCGGGCGGCTGGCGCCTGGCCGGCACGATCTCGACGGGAGCCGGCGGCGACCGGAAGGTCCATCAGCTCGTCCGCGCCGATACGTCTCCCGACCGCGACGCCATCGTCACCATGACGATCGCGAAGGCGAAGCGCATCATCGACGAGCAGGGGGACCGGCTCTTCGGGGACGGGTAA
- a CDS encoding amidohydrolase family protein yields MFDLVFRGGTVVDGTGAPGYGADVGVGGETITAIGDLGRAEARRVIDATGLVVAPGFVDPHTHAEGALLTDPQHPMGLRQGITTEFLGIDGMSYAPLSGPNYRVYRRWLAGLLGDPPEDLDVSSVAAFRSHYHRKVAVNTAYLVPFATVRLEVLGFRDAPLRGPDLEAARRLVRDGLAQGAVGFSTGSKYYPGPWGETAELIALCEGVRAAGAVFMCEPRQANLERAHGGSGVAEALEVARRAGVRLHFAHYRTAPETAGRIDTIMRLIDPAKAEGLDITFDIYPYPSGSSIAVSYLPGWAQEGGPDAILRRLADPEDRRRIAHGLDHDESVPLAQLVCSYVGKDTALEGMSLPDLAARRRCSLGEALCDLLLSEELRVGHVAAPPRSVALWRQVSRDSMELLARPDYMVCSDITPAGSLPHPRAYGAFPRFLGRLRREFGGLSVEAMVHRMTDRPARRFGLPRRGRVERGCFADLVVFDADRVIDTATYDDPRRFPVGIPFVVVNGQLAVDHERLTGVLAGQAVP; encoded by the coding sequence ATGTTCGACCTCGTGTTCCGCGGCGGGACGGTCGTCGACGGCACCGGGGCTCCCGGGTATGGCGCCGACGTCGGGGTCGGCGGCGAGACGATCACGGCCATCGGCGACCTCGGGCGGGCCGAGGCCCGGCGCGTGATCGACGCGACGGGCCTGGTGGTGGCGCCGGGCTTCGTCGACCCCCACACCCATGCGGAGGGCGCGCTGCTGACGGACCCCCAGCACCCGATGGGGCTCCGGCAGGGGATCACCACGGAGTTCCTCGGGATCGATGGGATGTCCTACGCCCCGCTCTCCGGACCGAACTACCGCGTGTACCGCCGCTGGCTGGCAGGACTCCTGGGCGATCCGCCCGAGGACCTCGACGTGTCGAGCGTGGCCGCCTTCCGGAGCCACTACCACCGGAAGGTGGCCGTCAACACCGCCTACCTCGTCCCGTTCGCCACGGTGCGGCTCGAGGTCCTCGGGTTCCGGGACGCGCCGCTCCGCGGGCCGGACCTCGAGGCCGCCCGCCGCCTGGTCCGCGACGGGCTCGCGCAGGGCGCGGTGGGCTTCTCCACCGGCTCGAAGTACTACCCGGGGCCGTGGGGCGAGACCGCCGAGCTGATCGCCCTCTGCGAGGGAGTCCGCGCGGCCGGCGCCGTGTTCATGTGCGAGCCGCGCCAGGCGAACCTCGAGCGGGCCCACGGCGGGAGTGGCGTCGCGGAGGCGCTCGAGGTCGCGCGGCGCGCCGGGGTGCGCCTCCACTTCGCCCACTACCGGACGGCGCCCGAGACCGCGGGGCGGATCGACACGATCATGCGGCTCATCGACCCCGCGAAGGCCGAGGGCCTCGACATCACGTTCGACATCTACCCGTACCCCTCCGGCAGCTCGATCGCGGTGAGCTACCTCCCGGGCTGGGCCCAGGAGGGCGGGCCCGACGCCATCCTCCGGCGCCTCGCGGATCCGGAGGACCGCCGCCGGATCGCCCATGGGCTGGATCACGACGAGTCGGTGCCGCTGGCCCAGCTCGTCTGCTCCTACGTCGGCAAGGACACGGCGCTGGAGGGAATGAGCCTCCCCGACCTGGCCGCCCGCCGCCGCTGCTCGCTCGGCGAGGCGCTGTGCGACCTGCTGCTCTCGGAAGAGCTGCGGGTGGGCCACGTGGCGGCGCCGCCCCGGAGCGTGGCGCTGTGGCGCCAGGTGAGCCGGGACTCGATGGAGCTCTTGGCCCGGCCGGACTACATGGTGTGCAGCGACATCACCCCGGCCGGCAGCCTGCCCCATCCCCGGGCGTACGGCGCCTTTCCCCGCTTCCTGGGCCGGTTGCGCCGCGAGTTCGGCGGCCTTTCGGTCGAGGCGATGGTGCACCGGATGACCGACCGCCCCGCCCGCCGGTTCGGCCTCCCCCGCCGGGGCCGCGTCGAGCGCGGCTGCTTCGCCGACCTGGTCGTCTTCGACGCCGACCGGGTCATCGACACCGCGACCTACGACGATCCCCGCCGGTTCCCGGTCGGGATTCCGTTCGTGGTGGTGAACGGCCAGCTCGCGGTCGACCACGAGCGACTCACCGGCGTCCTCGCGGGCCAGGCGGTCCCGTAG
- a CDS encoding NAD(P)-dependent oxidoreductase: MRTVGFIGLGNMGAAMASNIHQAGYALVVHDVRADAARRLAEAGARVAASPAEVARQSDVTITSLPGPPEVEAVAVGAGGLLDGMRHGGVWIDTSTSRPTLIRTLAPRFGARGAHVLDAPVSGGKTGAQSRNLAVMVGGDRAVFERVKPVLDAFGDKVFYAGAIGAGCVAKLVHNMIGHSVRQAVAEGLTLGVKAGVDAEALWECIRRGALGRMHYLHEGLPRTVFRGEYAPPMFSLGLARKDIGLATELAREYQVPMPLTNLAEQIAIAALNRGWGDQDNNVVFRLQEEAAGVEVRAPQVDPGRAARFITTHPDA; encoded by the coding sequence ATGAGAACCGTCGGATTCATCGGCCTCGGCAACATGGGCGCGGCGATGGCGAGCAACATCCACCAGGCCGGCTACGCCCTCGTCGTCCACGACGTGCGGGCCGATGCCGCCCGTCGCCTGGCCGAGGCCGGCGCCCGCGTCGCGGCGTCACCCGCCGAGGTCGCGCGCCAGTCCGACGTGACCATCACCTCGCTGCCCGGCCCGCCCGAGGTCGAGGCGGTCGCCGTCGGCGCCGGCGGCCTCCTGGACGGCATGCGCCACGGCGGCGTCTGGATCGATACGTCCACCAGCCGGCCCACGCTGATCCGGACGCTCGCACCGCGCTTCGGCGCCAGGGGCGCCCACGTGCTCGATGCCCCGGTGAGCGGCGGGAAGACCGGCGCCCAGAGCCGCAACCTCGCCGTCATGGTCGGGGGCGACCGGGCCGTGTTCGAGCGCGTGAAGCCGGTCCTCGACGCCTTCGGCGACAAGGTCTTCTACGCCGGCGCCATCGGCGCCGGCTGCGTGGCCAAGCTCGTCCACAACATGATCGGCCACAGCGTGCGGCAGGCTGTCGCCGAAGGGCTCACCCTCGGGGTCAAGGCCGGCGTGGACGCCGAGGCCCTGTGGGAATGTATCCGCCGCGGCGCCCTCGGCCGGATGCATTACCTTCACGAGGGCCTGCCCCGCACGGTCTTCCGCGGTGAGTACGCCCCGCCCATGTTCAGCCTCGGCCTCGCGCGCAAGGACATCGGCCTGGCCACCGAGCTGGCGCGCGAGTATCAGGTCCCGATGCCGCTGACCAATCTGGCCGAGCAGATCGCCATCGCGGCTCTCAACCGCGGCTGGGGCGACCAGGACAACAACGTCGTGTTCCGGCTGCAGGAGGAAGCGGCCGGCGTCGAGGTGCGCGCCCCCCAGGTGGACCCCGGGCGGGCGGCCCGCTTCATCACGACGCATCCCGACGCCTGA
- a CDS encoding ABC transporter ATP-binding protein yields MPRDPASDSRPDTAVELRGVTKSFGPVRALDEVSLRVRKGEFFSLLGPSGCGKTTTLNLIGGFDAASSGEILIDGRRVGHVPSYARPVNTVFQSYALFPHMTVAENVGFGLRMRGVAREERRRAVREMLRLVSLEGLEERRPSQLSGGQKQRVALARALVNHPSVLLLDEPLGALDLKLRKQMQAELTRLQRKVGITFIYVTHDQEEALAMSDRIAVMDRGRVLQVGTPGEIYDRPADRFVMEFIGSPNVLTGRVQRAEADRVDVAIGALVSVQGRWSTPLEPGAAVTVLVRPERIRLSSKPPPAGGAIVTGHISKIANLGFVTHYFVRLANDQDVLVYRLNDAGSGMGEALREAQPVYLAWEVEDARVFRAESG; encoded by the coding sequence ATGCCGCGGGATCCGGCTTCCGACAGTCGGCCGGATACCGCCGTCGAGCTCCGGGGCGTCACCAAGAGCTTTGGCCCGGTGCGGGCCCTCGACGAGGTGTCCCTCCGGGTCCGGAAGGGCGAGTTCTTCTCCCTGCTCGGCCCGAGCGGGTGCGGCAAGACGACGACGTTGAACCTCATCGGGGGCTTCGACGCGGCCTCGAGCGGCGAGATCCTGATCGACGGTCGACGGGTCGGGCACGTCCCGTCGTACGCGCGGCCGGTCAACACGGTCTTCCAGAGCTACGCCCTCTTTCCCCACATGACGGTGGCGGAGAACGTGGGCTTCGGGCTGCGGATGAGGGGCGTGGCCCGGGAGGAGCGTCGGCGCGCGGTGCGCGAGATGCTGCGCCTGGTCTCGCTCGAGGGGCTCGAGGAGCGTCGCCCGAGCCAGCTCAGCGGTGGGCAGAAGCAGCGGGTGGCGCTGGCCCGGGCCCTCGTCAATCACCCGTCGGTCCTCCTGCTGGACGAGCCGCTGGGCGCGCTCGACCTCAAGCTCCGGAAGCAGATGCAGGCGGAGCTGACGCGACTCCAGCGCAAGGTCGGCATCACGTTCATCTACGTGACGCACGACCAGGAAGAAGCCCTGGCCATGTCCGACCGGATCGCGGTGATGGACCGGGGCCGGGTGCTCCAGGTGGGCACGCCCGGCGAGATCTACGACCGGCCCGCCGACCGCTTCGTCATGGAGTTCATCGGCTCGCCGAACGTCCTCACCGGGCGCGTGCAGCGGGCAGAGGCCGATCGGGTGGACGTCGCGATCGGCGCGCTGGTGTCGGTCCAGGGGCGATGGAGCACGCCCCTGGAGCCCGGTGCTGCGGTGACGGTGCTGGTGCGGCCGGAGCGGATCCGGCTCTCCTCCAAGCCACCGCCGGCCGGCGGCGCGATCGTCACGGGTCACATCAGCAAGATCGCCAACCTCGGCTTCGTCACCCATTACTTCGTCCGGCTGGCGAACGATCAGGACGTGCTCGTGTACCGGCTCAACGACGCCGGGAGCGGGATGGGCGAGGCGCTGCGCGAGGCGCAGCCGGTCTACCTCGCGTGGGAGGTCGAGGACGCCCGCGTGTTCCGGGCGGAGAGCGGGTGA
- a CDS encoding ABC transporter permease: MGRRVFVAYGIAGFVFLYLPIVFLVLFSFNDHIIPSFPFRGFTLKWYDELGFDFVMHEALYNSLYVATATTLVSTVLGTLAAFPLVRCAFRLKRALQALVIVPMVIPHFLMGVALLLFFSWLRLPLSRLTIILGHVVFTLPFATLLVSARLYGFDRTLELAAGDLGARPRQVFWYVTLPLILPGVVGAALLVFTLSMDEFLITFFVSGQKGTLTMHIWSLLRDGIAPRVNALATVLLGASFVLLGLGGWLIERGRGRATA, from the coding sequence ATGGGTCGCCGGGTCTTCGTCGCGTACGGGATCGCCGGGTTCGTCTTCCTCTATCTCCCGATCGTGTTCCTGGTCCTCTTCTCCTTCAACGACCACATCATCCCGTCGTTCCCGTTCCGCGGGTTCACGCTCAAGTGGTACGACGAGCTGGGGTTCGACTTCGTGATGCACGAGGCGCTCTACAACAGCCTCTACGTCGCGACCGCCACCACGCTGGTCTCCACCGTCCTGGGCACGCTGGCCGCGTTCCCGCTGGTGCGGTGCGCGTTCCGGCTCAAGCGGGCTCTGCAGGCCCTGGTCATCGTCCCCATGGTCATCCCGCATTTCCTGATGGGCGTCGCGCTCCTCCTGTTTTTCAGCTGGCTGCGGCTTCCGCTCTCGCGGCTCACCATCATCCTGGGCCACGTGGTGTTCACCCTGCCGTTCGCGACCCTCCTCGTCTCCGCGCGCCTCTACGGGTTCGACCGCACGCTGGAGCTGGCCGCCGGCGACCTGGGCGCGCGTCCCCGGCAGGTGTTCTGGTACGTCACCCTGCCGCTGATCCTGCCGGGAGTCGTCGGCGCGGCCCTGCTGGTGTTCACGCTGTCGATGGACGAATTCCTGATCACCTTCTTCGTTTCCGGCCAGAAGGGGACGCTGACCATGCACATCTGGAGCCTCCTGAGGGACGGGATCGCCCCGCGCGTGAACGCGCTGGCGACGGTGCTCCTGGGGGCCTCCTTCGTGCTCCTGGGGCTCGGCGGCTGGCTGATCGAGCGGGGCCGGGGGCGCGCGACGGCTTGA
- a CDS encoding ABC transporter permease — translation MANQDYLANRAAIPRGGASARPRAATFDPLLLGLVPTIVIQGGLFVLPMAIMFLYSFWTTRNFQLVPEWTLANYLAFFQGWTYPRVLGKTIVTALAITALTLVLAYPMAYYIVRYTRRWQRVLVAAVILSFWTSGLLRAYAWMAILGHGGIINKGLMALGVISEPLPFLLYNIFAVILVMTYFSFPFAVITIYTSLEKMDFALVHAASDLGASPVRAFLHVTLPLTMPGVVSAAVLTFVPLTGMFFVPLLVGGPGSVMIAPLIANQMQAFQFGLGAAMSFIVAVLVMGPLALAWRYLDLDRLNR, via the coding sequence ATGGCAAACCAGGACTACCTCGCGAACAGGGCCGCCATTCCTCGGGGGGGCGCGAGCGCCCGGCCGCGTGCCGCGACGTTCGACCCTCTCCTCCTCGGGCTCGTCCCGACGATCGTCATCCAGGGAGGCCTCTTCGTCCTGCCGATGGCGATCATGTTCCTTTACAGCTTCTGGACGACCCGCAACTTCCAGCTCGTTCCCGAGTGGACGCTGGCCAACTACCTGGCGTTCTTCCAGGGCTGGACGTATCCCCGGGTCCTCGGCAAGACCATCGTCACGGCCCTGGCGATCACCGCCCTGACCCTCGTCCTCGCCTACCCGATGGCCTACTACATCGTGCGGTACACGCGACGGTGGCAGCGGGTGCTGGTCGCCGCGGTCATCCTGTCCTTCTGGACCAGCGGGCTCCTCCGCGCCTATGCCTGGATGGCGATCCTCGGCCACGGCGGCATCATCAACAAGGGGTTGATGGCGCTGGGGGTGATCTCGGAGCCGCTGCCGTTCCTCCTCTACAACATCTTCGCCGTGATCCTGGTCATGACCTATTTCTCGTTCCCCTTCGCGGTCATCACGATCTACACGTCCCTCGAGAAGATGGACTTCGCCCTGGTCCACGCGGCGAGCGACCTCGGGGCCTCGCCGGTCCGGGCGTTCCTGCACGTGACCCTGCCGCTGACCATGCCCGGGGTGGTGTCGGCGGCCGTGCTGACCTTCGTCCCGCTGACGGGGATGTTCTTCGTGCCGCTCCTGGTCGGGGGGCCGGGCAGCGTCATGATCGCGCCGCTCATCGCCAACCAGATGCAGGCCTTTCAGTTCGGGCTCGGGGCGGCCATGTCCTTCATCGTCGCGGTCCTGGTCATGGGACCGCTGGCCCTCGCCTGGCGCTACCTCGATCTCGATCGCCTGAACCGCTGA
- a CDS encoding extracellular solute-binding protein: MVTRPVDRRAFLRGLALAGGGVLASGIPGVVARPARAAGGTVNWMAWGGHVEPQGIKGFFDKTGIRVNHIAMTGNAETFAKLKVSGASQYDLFEADGLWPVRYHQEGMIEPVQLDSIPNVAKHMYPEFKRIPGLQASGGGMLMVPWGWSPTMLIYNKNKVKTPPTSYEVLLDKQYRGHVGFSDQHEFLWPVAAYLLGYEPFRMTKEQLNRAKDILIQIKRNAPTIAKGWNEQLRLYVEETVWIGLSNPGRAMTIQAAGGPPMGWAPPKEGYVGWIDGDMLVKGAANKESALAWIDHLHSPEYVATNFKRLQRGCANRGGVEVLRKEGLVDMVKANLMDQPEVALKMRLIEAPPNQDEYAAAWNEVLAAS, encoded by the coding sequence ATGGTGACCAGACCGGTCGACCGGCGAGCGTTTCTGAGGGGGTTGGCACTGGCAGGCGGCGGGGTGCTCGCCAGCGGGATCCCGGGCGTCGTCGCCCGCCCGGCGCGGGCGGCCGGCGGCACCGTGAACTGGATGGCCTGGGGCGGCCACGTGGAGCCCCAGGGGATCAAGGGCTTCTTCGACAAGACCGGCATCCGCGTGAACCACATCGCGATGACCGGGAACGCGGAGACGTTCGCGAAGCTCAAGGTGTCGGGGGCGAGCCAGTACGACCTGTTCGAGGCCGACGGCCTCTGGCCCGTCCGCTACCACCAGGAGGGGATGATCGAGCCGGTCCAGCTGGACAGCATCCCGAACGTCGCCAAGCACATGTATCCCGAGTTCAAGCGGATCCCGGGACTCCAGGCCAGCGGGGGCGGGATGCTGATGGTGCCGTGGGGATGGTCGCCCACGATGCTCATCTACAACAAGAACAAGGTCAAGACGCCCCCGACCTCTTACGAGGTGCTCCTCGACAAGCAGTACAGGGGACACGTGGGCTTCAGTGACCAGCACGAGTTCCTGTGGCCGGTGGCGGCGTACCTCCTGGGCTACGAGCCCTTCCGGATGACCAAGGAGCAGCTCAACCGAGCGAAGGACATCCTGATCCAGATCAAGCGGAACGCCCCGACCATCGCCAAGGGTTGGAACGAGCAGCTCCGGCTCTATGTCGAGGAGACCGTGTGGATCGGACTGTCGAACCCCGGCCGGGCGATGACGATCCAGGCCGCGGGCGGGCCGCCGATGGGCTGGGCACCCCCGAAGGAAGGGTACGTGGGGTGGATCGACGGCGACATGCTGGTGAAGGGCGCCGCCAACAAGGAGTCGGCGCTGGCGTGGATCGATCATCTCCACAGTCCGGAGTATGTGGCGACGAACTTCAAGCGGCTCCAGCGCGGCTGCGCCAACCGCGGCGGCGTCGAGGTGCTCCGCAAGGAAGGGCTGGTCGACATGGTGAAGGCCAACCTCATGGACCAGCCCGAGGTGGCGCTGAAGATGCGGCTCATCGAGGCCCCGCCGAACCAGGACGAGTACGCCGCGGCCTGGAACGAGGTGCTGGCCGCCTCCTGA